The genomic region CAGGCTCCCGGGCGCCTGGCCCTTCCGATGGTCCTGGTGTTCACGGGGGCCGCGCCGGCGCTTTTCGGCGTGCTGCCGCCCCGGTTACGGGCCTTGCGGCAGGTGCGGCTGTGGAACGGCCCCAGGCAGTCGCGGCGCTTCGAGGCGCGGCTGGACAGCGCCTCGCGGAGGCCGGCCGACGAGCTGCGGTTCCGGTGGGAGCGTGAGGAGAGACCGCGACGCGTCCAGCACCTCGCGCCGCTGGACGTCCGCTGGGAGAACGAGGACGCTCCGGCCGACCACCGGACCGGCATCCCGGGCGAGGCTGCCCGGGATGCGCCGGTGGACCTCTGCGGCGCATCGACACGTCCCCGGGAGCGCCGCGCGGCTGACGCGGCCCCGCACGTCTACAGCCGGGCCCGCTTCAGCACCATGTGCAGCAGCAGCCGGTCCTCGCCGTCGTTCAGGTCGAGGCCGGTGAGCTGCTGGACCCGGGCGAGCCGGTAGTAGAGCGTCTGCCGGTGGATCCCCAGCTCCGTGGCCGTCCGGCTCGCCTGGCCCGCGAGGTCGAGGAACACCTCGGCGGTGCGCGCCAGCTCCGCGTGGGGCGGGGCCAGCAGGGGGCGGACGGCCCGGTCCGGGGCGGTGTCCGGGGTGTGGGGCAGGGCGGTCAGGAGGCGGTACGGCCCGATGGCCGACCAGTCGGCGACCGGGCCGAAGCGGGATTCCGCCGAGGCGGCGCGGGCGGCGGACAGGGCCTCGTGCCAGGACTCTGCCAGCTCCGCCAGGCCCCGGCGGGCGGCGGCGAGGCCCGCGGTCGCGGCGGGCCCGGCGGTGGTGCGCAGCCGCTCCGCGGCCGTCGTCGCGGGGTCGAGCGCCTCGGGGGAGCGCAGCCGGACCAGGGCGGCCAGGGCCTGGCCGTCGGCCCAGGGGGCCGTGGCGAGGGCCGCCGCCGACGGCACCGTGCGCACGGACGGGGTCTCGCCGGGCCACGGGATCACGCAGACCACCGTGTGCAGCCCGTCCGCGTCCGCCCCCAGGGCATCGTGCAGCGCGGCCACCGCCATGTCGCGCTGCCAGCCGCGTCCGGCGACGAGCACCGCGCCGAACTCCCGCGACAGGTCCGCGCCCGCCCGCTCCTCGTCCGCGAGCAGGGCCCCGATCCGGGACGCCACGTCCATCGCCGCCGTCAGCTGCCCGTCCGTCGGCCCCGGATCGGCGTCCAGCAGCCACACGTAGCCCAGGACGACACCCCTATGGCGTACCGGAAGGCAGATACGGTCCCTGAAGACCCCGGCCTCCGGGGCGGCCGGGATGCGGACGGGGCCCGTCGCGCGGGTGATGCCGAAGCCCTCGAACCAGGCGCGGACCGCGGGGGTGGAGCGCCGGGTGAGGATCGAACGCGTACGGACGGGGTCCATGGCCGTGTCGTCGTCGCTGTCGTGGGCCCCGAAGGCGACCAGGCCGAAATCGCGGTTCTCCAGTGTCGCGGGGGCGCTGAGCAGCGCGGAGATCTCGTCGACCAGCTCCTGGTAATCGCCCTTCACCCCGCCATTCTCGCACCCCTTCAGACATATGTCTGAGATCCAGTACACGGATGCGTGACAGCTGTCGATGGCAGGCGGGTGGACGGGTCCCTAGATTTCACAGTGGTTCTCCGTGCCGTCCCGGTCCTTCCCATGCGTACCGGTGCGGCCTCGTTCGTACTCCGTGGAGGTGCCCCGTGCTGGGTCCCGTGATTCTCGCCGCGTCACGCAGCGACAAGATGCGTCGTTTCATCTCGGCCGCGCCGGGCACCAAGCAGGTCGTCGACCGCTTCATCGCCGGTGAGGGCGTCGACCAGGTCGTCCCCGTCATCCAGGACGCGGCCGCCAAGGGCCTCGAGGTCACCCTGGACGTCGTGGGTGAGGACATCACCACCCCCGAGCAGGCCGCCGCCGCACGCGACGCCTACCTGGAGCTCATCGGCCGCCTCGAGGAGCTCGGCCTCGGCACCCAGGCGGAGATGTCCGTGAAGCTGTCGATGTTCGGCCAGGCGCTGGAGGGCGGTCACGACCTCGCCCTCGCCAACGTCCGTCCCGTCGTCGAGGCCGCCGCCGCGATCGGCACCACGGTCACCCTGGACGCCGAGGACCACACCACCCTCGACTCGATGTTCGCCATCCACGAGGAGCTGCGGAAGGACTTCCCGCAGACCGGCTGCGTGATCCAGTCCTACCTGTTCCGCACCGAGGCCGACGCCCGCCGCCTCGCCGCCGCGGGCAGCCGGGTCCGCCTGGTGAAGGGCGCCTACAAGGAGCCCGCCTCCGTCGCCTACCAGAACAAGCCGGAGATCGACAAGGCGTACGTCCGCATCCTGAAGACGCTGATGCTGGGCGACGGCTACCCGATGATCGGCTCCCACGATCCCCGTCTCATCGCCATCGGCCAGGAGCTCGCACGCCAGGCCGGGCGCAAACTGGACGAGTACGAGTTCCAGATGCTGTACGGCATCCGCAGCGACGAGCACATCCGGCTCGCGGCCGAGGGCCACCGGATGCGCGTCTACACGGCATACGGCACCGACTGGTACGGATACTTCATGCGGCGCCTCGCGGAGAAGCCGGCCAACCTGCTCTTCTTCGCCCGCTCCGTCGTCACCAAGGGCTGACCTGCCCGGCCGACCACCCACCTCAACCAAGGAGACAAGGCACTCATGGACGCTGTCACCCAGGTCCCCGCGCCGGTCAACGAGCCGGTCCACTCCTACGCCCCCGGCACCGCCGAGCGAGCCCGCCTGGAGGCGAAGCTCAAGGAGCTCGCCGAGAACCCGATCGACCTGCCGATGACCATCGGCGGCGAGAAGCGCATGGGCGGCGGCGAGCGTGTCGACGTCGTGCAGCCGCACAACCACAAGGCCGTCATCGGCACCTTCGCGGGTGCCACCGAGCAGGACGCCCAGGACGCCGTCGACGCGGCCCTCGCCGCCGCTCCGGCCTGGCGCGCCATGTCCTTCGACGACCGCGCGGCCATCATCCTGCGCGCCGCCGAGCTGCTGTCCGGCCCCTGGCGCGAGACGCTGGCCGCCTCCACGATGCTCGGCCAGGGCAAGACCGCCCAGCAGGCCGAGATCGACTGTCCCTGCGAGCTCGTCGACTTCTGGCGCTTCAACGTGCACTACGCGCGCCAGATCCTCGCCGAGCAGCCGCCGGCGAACTCCCCCGGCGTGTGGAACCGTATGGACCACCGCCCGCTCGAGGGCTTCGTCTACGCGATCACGCCGTTCAACTTCTCCGCCATCGCGGCCAACCTCCCCACCGCGCCCGCCCTCATGGGCAACGTCGTGGTGTGGAAGCCGTCCCCGACGCAGACCCACGCCGCCGTGCTGCTCATGCAGCTCCTGGAGGAGGCCGGGCTGCCCAAGGGCGTCATCAACCTGGTCACCGGCGACGGCATCGCCGTCTCCGAGGTGGCGCTGAACCACCGCGACCTGGCCGGTGTCCACTTCACCGGCTCGACCCCCACCTTCCAGCACCTGTGGAAGACGGTCGGCAACAACATCGCCAACTACCGCACCTACCCGCGGCTCGTCGGCGAGACCGGCGGCAAGGACTTCGTCGTCGCGCACCCGAGCGCCGACCGCGCCGTGCTGAAGACCGCGCTGACCCGCGGCTCCTTCGAGTACCAGGGCCAGAAGTGCTCCGCCTCCTCGCGCGCCTACGTCCC from Streptomyces sp. QL37 harbors:
- a CDS encoding helix-turn-helix domain-containing protein, whose protein sequence is MKGDYQELVDEISALLSAPATLENRDFGLVAFGAHDSDDDTAMDPVRTRSILTRRSTPAVRAWFEGFGITRATGPVRIPAAPEAGVFRDRICLPVRHRGVVLGYVWLLDADPGPTDGQLTAAMDVASRIGALLADEERAGADLSREFGAVLVAGRGWQRDMAVAALHDALGADADGLHTVVCVIPWPGETPSVRTVPSAAALATAPWADGQALAALVRLRSPEALDPATTAAERLRTTAGPAATAGLAAARRGLAELAESWHEALSAARAASAESRFGPVADWSAIGPYRLLTALPHTPDTAPDRAVRPLLAPPHAELARTAEVFLDLAGQASRTATELGIHRQTLYYRLARVQQLTGLDLNDGEDRLLLHMVLKRARL
- a CDS encoding proline dehydrogenase family protein, yielding MLGPVILAASRSDKMRRFISAAPGTKQVVDRFIAGEGVDQVVPVIQDAAAKGLEVTLDVVGEDITTPEQAAAARDAYLELIGRLEELGLGTQAEMSVKLSMFGQALEGGHDLALANVRPVVEAAAAIGTTVTLDAEDHTTLDSMFAIHEELRKDFPQTGCVIQSYLFRTEADARRLAAAGSRVRLVKGAYKEPASVAYQNKPEIDKAYVRILKTLMLGDGYPMIGSHDPRLIAIGQELARQAGRKLDEYEFQMLYGIRSDEHIRLAAEGHRMRVYTAYGTDWYGYFMRRLAEKPANLLFFARSVVTKG
- the pruA gene encoding L-glutamate gamma-semialdehyde dehydrogenase, with product MDAVTQVPAPVNEPVHSYAPGTAERARLEAKLKELAENPIDLPMTIGGEKRMGGGERVDVVQPHNHKAVIGTFAGATEQDAQDAVDAALAAAPAWRAMSFDDRAAIILRAAELLSGPWRETLAASTMLGQGKTAQQAEIDCPCELVDFWRFNVHYARQILAEQPPANSPGVWNRMDHRPLEGFVYAITPFNFSAIAANLPTAPALMGNVVVWKPSPTQTHAAVLLMQLLEEAGLPKGVINLVTGDGIAVSEVALNHRDLAGVHFTGSTPTFQHLWKTVGNNIANYRTYPRLVGETGGKDFVVAHPSADRAVLKTALTRGSFEYQGQKCSASSRAYVPASIWNSGFKEEFAAEVDSITMGDVTDLSHFMGAVIDARSFAKNKAAIDRAAADPTCTIVAGGTYDDSVGYFVRPTVIVCDDPANEVFTTEYFGPILAVHVYEDEKYDAMLEQMESVSDYALTGAVISNDRAAAAYTMDKLRYAAGNFYINDKSTGAVVGQQPFGGGRGSGTNDKAGAPQNLQRWTLTRAIKETLVPPTEYTYPHQG